The genomic stretch CGGAAGTAGTGCTGGTCAATGCGCCCCATGGCGATTATGTGTTCTGTGTAGATACCAAAAACATTGCCGATCAAAGCTGGACACACAGCAATGCAGCCTGGGAGCTGATTCGCCAGGTATCAGCCCTGCTCTGGCATTATTTTGAACCTCATGATCACTGGAAACAACCGGCAGCATATCAACAGTTCATGCAGGAATAGCTTCACGCTACGCGCTGGTTGCGACCAATGATCAGATACAAAATGGAACCCAGCACCGGAAGCAGAATCACCACCACAATCCAGATGATTTTGGTGGTATCACTTTCGAACCGGCTTCTGATAATATCTACCAGCGCCCAGATCCAGAGAATCAATGTCAGCAGGCCCCAGAGGCCCCAGCCAAGTAGTAACAACATCATGAAGTACATATCCTGAAGGTGTTTGAGGTGAAATAAGCCGATGATTGTTTTAAGAAGACTGCCGCTGCTCCCGTCCGACAATCCAGTACAAAATCACTCCCAAAACAGGCAGAAAAATTATCACAATAACCCAGATCAGCTTGGTGGTATCGCTGTCAAACCTACTGCGCAAAATATCCACCAATGTCCAGATCCATATCAACAGCAGAAACAGACAGAAAAGGACTATCAGGACAATAAACAAAACTCCGAAAGGAAAAGGCATATACAATAGAAATGGATATATGAACCAAGGATTTGCTACCTGTGGGCATCCCGCATTTCACCCTTTGCACTTCTGCAATTGCTGTTGCATTTTTCTTGCTTGGAAACGGGCGGATGCAACCCCCTCGCCTGTTCATCCTATGTAACCCTGATCAATTCCTAAATATAGGCAACAGTTTGCCCATTTGGTATCACACAAATCGTGAATTTTTCGTTAAAGATAAGCATTGTGATGAACAATTTTCCCGAATAAGTTTTACCTTAAGAAATAATTTTTCTTTTTCCTTTTCCTTTTCATCAAAATACACAACTATGTGGAAGAAAAAATTATGGATCCCAGTGATCATTATTTTAAGTGGGTTATTGTTTGCACAACAAATCATGGCACAATCCAAACCATTGAAAAAAGGCGATAAAGCTCCGTTATTTACTGCCAAGGCCTGTCAGGCAGGAAAAACATTTGATTTTTCGCTGAAAAATGCCCTGGCAAAAGGGCCGGTGGTAGTGTATTTCTATCCTGCAGCCTATACCGGTGGTTGTGATCTGGAGGCACATACCTTTTCTGAACTGAAAGAACAATTCACACAAGCAGGTGCTACCATCATTGGTGTATCTGCAGATGATGTGGCAAGGTTGAAATCTTTTTCCTCCGATCCCAATTATTGTGCAGGCAAATTCCCAGTAGCTTCTGATCCGGATGGAAAAATAGCTGCTTTGTATGGATTAAAAATCATACCGCCCCAGCCAGGTGTAAAAGATGTGAGAGGCGAGCCAGTTACACATGGATTTATTCCACGCACGACATTCGTAATCAGCCCTGAGGGTAAAATTGTAGCTGTGTTTTCATCTGAAACTGATCATATTTCTCCAGATCAGCACGCAAAGATGTCGCTGGCTATTGTGCAGCAATTACATTCCCATCAGGGTTGATAAAAAATAGATCGGTTGTTATCCTTTCTAACGAGGAAATGATTCGGGAAAGCGCGTAAATTCAGTAGTTTGAAAGGATTACTTGTGTGGATGAACCGATGTGGTATGCATTTCAAATACTAAATCCATCCGGTAAAATACTTCCTTTTTTCACAACCACAATCCCTTCCTTCACTGTATAAAGCGGATGATCTGTATCAGCCAGATGCGGACCTCCGTTGATACGCACATCGTTACCCACGCGACAGTTTTTATCAATGATGGCATTTTTGATGTAACAGCGTTCGCCGATGCCCAGCGGTGGAATGCCCTTGCTGTAGGAAGCATTGATTTCATCAAGGGTTTGATAATAATCATTCCCCATCACATAACAATTTACCAATGTTGTGCCCCGGCCAATGCGAGTGCGGATACCCACCAGCGTATGTTCCAGCCTGCTAGCCATGATAATGCAACCATCAGCAATCACTGTTTTTTCCAGTGTGGTGCCCGAAATCTTGGTGGGTGGCAGCATGCGGGGACGTGTATAAATATTGCGCTCGTTGTCAAACAAATTAAACTTCGGAATTTCGTTGGTGAGTTCCAGATTCGCTTCAAAAAATGATGGCACCGTTCCGATATCTGTCCAGTATCCTTCAAACTGATAACTTACCACTTTATATTTTCCGATGGCCTGAGGAATAATTTCCTTTCCAAAATCCGTAGAAACCAGATCTTCCCGGAGAATCTTGAACAATACATCTTTATTGAACAGGTAAATGCCCATGGATGCCAGGTAAATACGGCCTGCCGATTTCATTTCTTCGCCTGTATCAGAAGCCCATTCCAAGATGGCATCCCCTTTGGGTTTTTCCACAAAAGCCGTGATGTTATGATCTGCATCGGTTTTCATGATGCCGAATGAAGAAGCATCCTGAAAATTTACCGGCGTAGTGGCAATGGTAATGTCGGCCTGCTTCTCTATGTGATCATTGATCATGAGCTGATAATCCATCTGATACAGCTGATCGCCGGAAAGAATCAACACATAATTGAATTCAAATCCCTCTAGATGATGCAGGCATTGTCTGACTGCATCGGCTGTACCCTGATACCATGTGGGGTTTTCAGGCGTTTGTTCAGCAGCAAGAATATCTACAAAACCGCTGTTAAAATGATCAAAATGGTAGGTGTTTTTGATATGGCGATTCAGGGATGCAGAATTGTATTGCGT from Thermoflavifilum aggregans encodes the following:
- a CDS encoding PLDc N-terminal domain-containing protein; this translates as MMLLLLGWGLWGLLTLILWIWALVDIIRSRFESDTTKIIWIVVVILLPVLGSILYLIIGRNQRVA
- a CDS encoding PLDc N-terminal domain-containing protein — protein: MPFPFGVLFIVLIVLFCLFLLLIWIWTLVDILRSRFDSDTTKLIWVIVIIFLPVLGVILYWIVGREQRQSS
- a CDS encoding peroxiredoxin, producing MWKKKLWIPVIIILSGLLFAQQIMAQSKPLKKGDKAPLFTAKACQAGKTFDFSLKNALAKGPVVVYFYPAAYTGGCDLEAHTFSELKEQFTQAGATIIGVSADDVARLKSFSSDPNYCAGKFPVASDPDGKIAALYGLKIIPPQPGVKDVRGEPVTHGFIPRTTFVISPEGKIVAVFSSETDHISPDQHAKMSLAIVQQLHSHQG
- a CDS encoding glucose-1-phosphate adenylyltransferase; its protein translation is MQPSVISLILGGGQGTRLYPLTKSRSKPAVPIAGKYRLVDIPISNCLNSGLKRIFVLTQYNSASLNRHIKNTYHFDHFNSGFVDILAAEQTPENPTWYQGTADAVRQCLHHLEGFEFNYVLILSGDQLYQMDYQLMINDHIEKQADITIATTPVNFQDASSFGIMKTDADHNITAFVEKPKGDAILEWASDTGEEMKSAGRIYLASMGIYLFNKDVLFKILREDLVSTDFGKEIIPQAIGKYKVVSYQFEGYWTDIGTVPSFFEANLELTNEIPKFNLFDNERNIYTRPRMLPPTKISGTTLEKTVIADGCIIMASRLEHTLVGIRTRIGRGTTLVNCYVMGNDYYQTLDEINASYSKGIPPLGIGERCYIKNAIIDKNCRVGNDVRINGGPHLADTDHPLYTVKEGIVVVKKGSILPDGFSI